From Qipengyuania soli:
CGGTGCGGGTGATGAGGAGGCCCCAGTCCGAAATATGAGCCCCACTGGTCCAGATCTTCTGGCCATTGATGATCCAGTCGCCGGAGCCATCCTCGGCCCTGGTCGCGCGAGTGCGAAGCCCGGCAAGGTCGGAACCGCTGGCCGGTTCCGAAAAGAGCTGGCACCAGATCTCCTCACCACTGGCAAGCGGCGGAAGCAGCTTCTCCTTCCACTCCTCGCTGGCCCATGCCATGACCGTCGGCCCGCACATGCCCTGTCCGATAATGAAGGTTCCAGACAGGGTGCCGTAGACACCCTCTTCCTGACCCCAGATGACCCTCTCGATCGGAGTACGGGCACCGCCGCCGTATTCCTTTGGCCAGTGGAGGCAGGCCCAGCCCGCATCGGCCTTCTTCTTCTGCCAGGCCTTGGCCGCCGCGACCGGATCGATGCTCTTCAGGCCGCTCGAGCCGAAACTGGCCTGCTTGAGTTCGTCCTCGAGGTACTTGGGCGCATTCGCGTCGATCCAGGCGCGCACTTCCTTGCGGAACGCGGCTTCCTGCGGGGTGTCGTCGAAATCCATTTCCCGGACCTTTCGTTCAAGCCGCAGCTTCGAGATTGCCGGCGCTCATCCGTTCGATGAGCAGGCTCTCCCAGGTGGAGAGCGAACCGAGTGCAAGCGCGAGCGCATTGGAGCGGCGGTAGTAGAGGTGGCAATCGAACTCCCAGGTGAAGCCCATGCCGCCATGCGTTTGAATGTTGTTCTTCGCGCAGTGCTGGAAGGCATTGGTCGCGGATACGCGAACCGTGGCCGCAGCAATCGGCAGTTCGGCTGCGCTGGTGGCCAGCGCCCATGCCCCGTAATAGCAATTCGACCGCGCGAGCGTGGCCGAGACGTACATGTCGGCCAGCATGTGCTTGATCGCCTGAAACGAACCGATCTGGCGTCCGAAAGCCATGCGCTCGAGGGCGTAGTCTCGGGCCATCTCGAGCGCGCGGTCGGCACCGCCCAGCTGTTCGAATCCGATCAGGATGGCCGCACGGTCCATGACCTGCGTCGCGATATGCCTCCCGTCGCCTGCACCGCCGATCAAGGTGGCCGGTGCGCCGTCGAACGCGAGACGCGCCTGGCCGCGCGTGGGATCGATAGTGCTGAGAACTTCGCGACTGACGCCATCCGACGTAAGATCAACAAGGTAAAGCGAGGGCCCATCGCCATCGTTCGCCAGCACGATCGCGAAGTCGGCGATCGCGCCGTCCGCTACGGGGGACTTCGTCCCGGTGAGTTTGCCGCCTTCGACTGTCGCGCCTACCTTTTCGGGGCGCATCCGCCCGGTGGCTTCATTGATCGCCCAGCAGCCTATCGCCTCGCCTGCCGCAATCTTGGGGAGCCAGCGTGCCTTCTGCTCCTCGGTTCCCGCCTGCAGCAGGCATTCGGCAGCGAGATATACAGATGACGCAACCGGGACTGGCGCTAGAACACGTCCCAGTTCCTCGGCGACCACGCACAGCTCGAGATGGCCGAGACCGACACCGCCATATTCCTCCGGAATTGCCGCGCCCAGAACACCGAGCTCTGCCAGTCCGGCGTAGAGGTCACCGTCGTACTGTGCGTCGGTTTCAAGGACCTTCCTTACGGCCGACGCAGGGCAGCGATCCGCGAGGAATCGCCTGACCTGTTGCCGCAATTCGTTCTGTTCGGCGGAGAAATCGAGATTCATTGGTGTCCTGCCCTCTCGTTCACGCAGCTTCGGCCAAGTCGCGACGTCGCACCAGGCGTCCTGGGAGCGCACCGGTATGTACGCCGTCGCGGTAGGTCACCTTGCCTGAAACGACGGTCGCGACGATCCCCTCTGCCCGCTGGTGCATGCGCTTTCCGCCAGCAGGTAGGTCATATTCGATCGTTGGCACATGGAGGGTCAGGTGATCGAGGTCGATCACGTTGAGGTCGGCCTTCATGCCCGGCGCGATCCGCCCGCGATCGGTAAGCCCGACAAGTGCCGCCGGGCGGCTGGTCAGCTCGGCGATAGCGTCCGCAAGGTCGATGCGTTCATCAGGTGTTGCGTCGCGCGCCCAGCGCTGGAGGTAGAAGGTCGGAAAGCTGGCATCGCAGATCAGGCCATAATGCGCTCCGCCATCGGCCAGTGCCATGACGGTGTGCGGGCTGCCCAGCATCTCGCGAACGTTCTTCAGGTCACCATCGGTGTAGTTGGCCGCAGGGAGGTAAAAGACTGCGCGCCCGCCATCTTCGAGCAGGGCGTCGTAAGCATATTCATCGAGCGACAGATTGGTCGCCTCCGCGCGTGAATCGACGCGGTCTGTCGCTTCCGGTTCGTAATTCGGCTTGCCTTCCCACTGATAGGAGGCGCGAAAGGCCGCAATCAGCATCAGTGTGGTGGGATTGGAATCTTCCGGCGCTTCACTGAGCAATCTCTCGCGGAAATTCCTGTCGCGCATTATCGCGACCCGTTCCGCCAGCGGCAGGTGCGCTATCGCCTTGTAGCTGGGGTGGCTGCTGAAGTGGTGCAACGACAGATCGAGCCCGAAGAACATGCCGACCGGTCGCGGCGCGACTTGCCCGCGGATATTCAGGCCGTCTGCAGCCGCTTGCTCGAGCCCCGCCATATGGTGCCGCCAACCGTCTCCCGGCTGGTTGGGAACGTCGAGAAGAGTAAAGGAAACAGGTCGCCCCGATTGTTCGGCAACCTGGCGCAGGATCGGAAACTCGACCTCGGCAGGCTCCATCGGCGCGGGTATGATCTGGAAGACGCCGCCATCGGCATCGGTTAGTCCGCCGGCAAGGGCGCAAAGCTCGTCAACGTCCGAATAGAGGCTGGGCGCCAGGTCGCCGGCCTTGGTGCGGTGCATGACATTGCGCGATGTCGTCACGCCGAAGGCACCCGCTGCGATCCCCTCCGCCACCAGGCTGCGCATGGCTGCAAGGTCCTCGGCTGTCGGCGCTTCCTTCCTCGCGGCACGTTCGCCCATCACGTAAACTCGCAGGGCCGAATGCGGGATCTGGGCGGCGATATCGATATCGAGTTCGCGCTTGTCGAGGGCATCGAGATACTCGGGAAAGGTCTCCCAATTCCATGGCAGTCCCTCGACCATGACCACCTCGGGGATATCCTCGATCCCCTCCATCAGCTTGACCAGCGTGTCACGCTGTTCCGGGCGGCAGGGGGCAAAACCGACACCGCAATTGCCCATCACCGCTGTCGTCACCCCATGCCCGGAAGACGGAGAAAGGCGGTTTTCCCAGGTTACCTGGCCGTCGAAATGGGTGTGCACGTCCACGAAACCGGGCGTGACGATCTTTCCCGTGGCATCGATGACCTCGTCTGCATCGCCCTCGATATCGCCCACCGCGGCGATGACGCCGCCGGCAATTGCCACGTCGCTGATCCGCGCGGGAGCACCCGTGCCGTCGTGCATGGTCCCGCCCCGAATTATGAGGTCGTAGTGAGCCATGGCTGTTCTCTCCCTTCTTCCAGGCAAGTCGGAATCAGTCCCTATTCGCAATTGATTCCACAGGGGGACCACGGGAGCAAAGGGTTTCTGACGGTGTCCGGGGCGAAGCGGTTCTGAACGTCGCCAGCGCGAGGTCGACCTGTTTGGTTTGACAGCACCCCATACAAGCGCTCCAAACTTGACCGGAGAGAGGACCTTGCATGATCGACGACGCTGGCCACCCGCAGCCGGAAGTTCTCTACGAGGTGTCGGACCACGTAGCGACCATCACGCTGAATCGCCCGGAACGGCGCAACGCGCTTAACTGGAACGCCTATGCCTTGCTGGAGCAGGCACTGCGCGATGCCTCGGCGAACAACGACGTGCGTTGTGTCGTCGTCACGGGCAGCGATCCCGCCTTCTGTTCCGGCGATGACGTGATGGAGATAATGGCCGGCCCGAAGAAGTTCGCGAGCCCGAAAGACCAGATGACCGTACGCCACAAACCAACTCCAGCCGCCATGGCTGCACTGGAATGCGAAAAGCCCATGATTGCCGCCGTGAATGGTGCAGCAATCGGCTGGGGGATGGAACTGGCCCTCTACGCCGACATCAGAATCGCTTCCGCAAATGCCAGGTTCTCGGAAATGTTCATCAAGCGCGGGCTGGTTTGCGACGTCGGCGGCTTTTATCGCCTTCCCGCAATCGTAGGGCCAGCGAAGGCAGCGGAGCTGCTGTTCACCGGCGACATCATCGACGCATCCGAAGCGGAACGGATAGGCCTGGTCAGCAAGGTCGTGGAGCATGACGCGCTTCTTGGCGAAGCCTACGCGTTGGCCCGGCGCATCGCCGTCAACCCGCCGCTTGCGCTGCGGTTTATGAAGGAAGGCCTCTCACGCAGTGCGTTCGGTGACCCGCAGGAAATAGGAGCATGGGCCATCGCCACGATCAGGCGACTGATGGAAACCGAGGACCACAAGGAAGGCGTCGCCAGCTTCCTCGAGAAGCGCGAGCCTGTCTTCAGGGGTCTATAGGCAGTCAGGGAAGCATCTTGCCGCCGGACGCGTCTCCGACAGTCCAAAACAGCTTAGTCAGGTGTTTCGGCTTCTTTGAGAAAGGTGGTGCCGCTTACAGGACTCGAACCTGTGGCCCCATCATTACGAATGATGTGCTCTACCAACTGAGCTAAAGCGGCGCCTCTTGCGGCCCATAACGACACCGACAAGGGGTCGCAATGTGCCCAAGCTATGAAGTGGAGGCCCGAGCCGGAATCGAACCGGCGTGCAAGGATTTGCAGTCCTCTGCGTAACCACTCCGCCATCGGGCCTCGCCCACCCTCTCGGGAAGGAAGCGGCGCACTAGCGATTCTGCAGGCTGAACGCAATCGGCTTGATGCGCTTTACGTAACGTCAGTCTGGACGTGGGCTTTGGCGCAGGCAAAGAAGCGGGATGAGCGTTGCAAATCTCCTCGATCCCATAACCGCCGAAGGCGGTGCCACTCGCTTCGAAAATCTCGACAATTGGCTGCAAGGGCGCACCCTCTATGGCGGTGCCTCTGCCCTGATCGCCTATACCGCCGCCGTGCGAGCTTTTTCCGACCTGCCACCCTTGCGTGCGGCGCAGATCGCGTTCGTCGCTCCGATGACCGAGGACGCCGAGCTTCGCCGGGAGATCGTGCGGCAGGGGCGCAACGTAGCGCAGGTGCGCAGCGAAATCTGGTGCGAAGGGAAGTGCGCCCTCACCGCCTTCTGGCTCTTCGGAACGGGTCGCGAGGCGAATGCAGTCCACCCCGCAGCCCCGGTGGCAGACTGGCCTGGTTCGCCTGACGAAGCGGAACTCGCGATGACCGACAAGGGCCCGACATTCATCCAGAACAATTTCGAGATAAAGCGGGCGCAGGACATGCGCGGTCCCGGCGATCCCGTGGTCCGGCGCTGGGCGCGCCTTACGCAGCGCGACGGCCTCGACCCGGTCAGTGAACTTATCCTGCTCGGCGACGTGCTGCCCCCTGGCGCAATGCGGGCAATGAAGCGCCAGGGCCCGATCAGTTCGATCAACTGGTCCTTCAATCTTCTGGAAACCGCTCCGACGACACGCGATGGTTGGTGGCTGTCGGAAAATGCCAGCCAGCATGCCGATGACGGGTATTCGTCCGAACGGCTCCGCCTCTGGAACGCGGACGGCAAGCAGGTCCTCGACGGCATGCAGTGCGTGGCGGTGTTCGGCTGAAGGCAAGCGCCACGCCGGAACCAAGAGCTTGAGTCCGGCACAATGCGCCGGTAAACCCGCGCCATGCTCCGCGTGACGACCACCGACAAGCAACAAGCCCGCCCATTTCCGGCGGCGTTTTTGCACGCGTCTGGTCGCTAGGACGTCTCGCCAGAGCATCCGCGACATTCGCGAACCACAACCCCGCCCGATCGGCGGGGTTTTTCATTCCGGTCGGGCACGTGCAAAGGAAAGACCTGTGATACCGACCAATGACAAAGCGATCGAGCGCATAGCGCTCGGCCTGATCGATACGAGCCTGCCCAAGGCGGATTGGACTCATGCAGCCCATTTTGCTGCAGCCTTGTGGATTCTGCGGCATCGGCCCGATCTGGCGCCACCCGAGGAATTCAAGCGCCTGATCTGGCGCTACAACGAGACTACCGGCACACCGAACACCGATACTTCGGGCTATCATCACACCATCACGATCGCTTCACTGCGTGCGTCGCGACACGTTCTGGAAAGCGCAAGTGGCAAGACACCGTTGTATGTGGTGCTCGATGGCCTGCTCGAATCCGCTTACGGATCGCGCAACTGGATCCTCGCCTACTGGAAAGAGGGCACCCTGTTTTCAGTCGAGGCGCGCAAGGGATGGGTCGAGCCCGACAGGGCTCACCTGCCTTTCTGAAGCAGTTCCCGATCAGACGTCGGTGAAGTTGGGCGCGCGCTTCTGCATTTCGGCCATGACCGCCTCGACCTGATTGGGTTTGCGGATCACGCCATCCTGTTCGACGCTCTCGGCCATCAGGATGGCGTCTTCTCCCTCTTCACGCATCACGTGGAACAGGCGTTTTGCCCCGCGAATGGCCTCGGGGTTCTTGTTCGCAATGATCGTGGCGAGTTCGGTCGCACGGGCAAGGGGATCCTCGGACACTTCGGTCGCAAGGCCCAGTTCCTTAGCCTCTGCTCCAGTAAACTCGCGGTTGGTATAGGTCAGCTCGCGCAGGACATCGTCGCGGACCAGTCCCCGCCACAAGGCATAGCCGGCCATGTCGGGGACAAGTCCCCACTTCATTTCCATGACCGCCATTCGCGTGGCGGGATGGACTATCCGAATATCTGCGCCACTGGCGATCTGCAGGCCGCCGCCGAAACAGACGCCATGAACAGCCGCTATCACCGGCACCGGACACTTACGCCAGGTCATCGCAGCTTCCTGGGCCCGGTTGGCATTACCGTGCGTCCTAGTGGCAAGATCCGCCGTCGGGTTCGACCCGCCCGAAGTCATGCTGCCAAGGTCGAGACCTGCGCAAAATGCGCGGCCGTCTCCCGATAGAACCACCGACCGCAATCCCTTCATCGATCGCAGTTCCTCGCCTGCCTCAAGGATGGCCTCGAATTGCGCCGGATCCAGTGCATTCATCTTGTCGGCACGGGTAAAGCGAACCTGCGCGACCCCGTTGTCGCCCAGATCAATCGAAACGCGGTCGCTGGATGGCATGCTGAATTCCTTCTTGCGCAGAGCCTTTCAAGCCACCGTTGCCCAAGGTGGCGGCGCTGTCCAGCATTTCGCGTCGAGCCCCGGCGAAGGCATGGAAACTTCCATGACGATCGCCTCCAAGTTGGTACCCGCCCTTGGGATGCGTCTCCACCAGCCAGCCGCAGCGACTGATGGCCAGTTTTGCTCGGAGCCGCGATACGTGGACCTCAAGCGAGTTGGTTTCCGGGAGATGATCCATACGCCAGACGTCTGCGAGTAGCTGGCGGCGCGAAACGCGGGTGTAGGGTGTTTCTGCAAGACGCCAGAGAAGGGCGAATTCGCGCGGGTGGAGACCCAGCCAACTGCCATCGACATAACCGTCACGATAGAAGATATCGAGCGACACCGGCCCTGCCTTGCGTCTGCGCGGCATGGTCTTGGCAAAGGCTTCCAGTTTGACGAGGCGAGCGGCAAGCTCGACCAACGCGACCTGTGTTCCAAGAGCGTCGCCAAACCCGGCATCGAGCAAGCTGGCGCGCGCCAACGGGTCCTCGACGCCGACCGCGACTACCGTTTCAGGTCTGCGAAGAGAGGTCCATTCAGGCGGTCGGGTCTCGTCCCTCCAATCCAGCAAAACGGGTGAGCGTCCGTCCGCCGCGTCGCACGAACGCTCACTTCCCAAGGTCCAACCGAGATGGCGCAAATCCCAACGTGCGGGCGGAATCGACGCATCCGATAGCCAACAAAAACCTGGCAGGCTCATAGCGATCTCCTGCCCCTCCCGAGCCTTTGGTCATGAAGGCAGGGAGTTAATAGTGAAATCCGGTTCATCCCCTATGGAATTAGGGAAGGTAGCGGGTTTGGAAAGCCTCAGCTGCCGTGTTCGGCAAGGAAACGCTTGATATTGCGGGCTGCCTGCCGGATCCGCTGCTCGTTCTCGACCATGGCAATTCGCACGTAACCTTCGCCTTCTTCGCCATAACCGACACCTGCCGCAACGGCGACGCCCGCATGCTGGAGGAGCTGCTTCGAAAACTCGAGACTGCCGACATTGTGGAACCCCTTGGGCAGGGGAGCCCACGCGAACATGCTTGCCGGCGGTGAGGGAATTTCCCAGCCGGCGCGCCCGAAGCTTTCGACCATGACGTCACGGCGGCGCTGGTAGCGTTGGCGGTTTTCCTCGACGATATCCTGCGGTCCATTGAGCGCCGCACAGGCGGCAGCCTGGATCGGCGTGAACGCACCGTAGTCGAGGTAACTCTTCACGCGGGTCAGAGCCGCAATCAGCGTTGGGTTGCCAACCGCGAAACCCAACCGCCATCCGGCCATCGAGTAGGTCTTGGACATGGATGTGAATTCGACTGCCACGTCCTTCGCGCCGGGGACCTCGAGGATCGAGCGGGTCGGCTTCCCGTCGTAATAGAGCTCGGAATATGCGAGGTCGGAGAGGACCCAGACCTTGTTCTCGCGTGCCCACGCGACCAGCCTCTCGTAAAAAGCGAGATCGACCGTCTCTGCTGTGGGATTGCTCGGATAATTGACGATCAGGACCGTCGGGCGCGGCGCGGTGAAGGCCATCGCATTGTCGAGCGACTTCCAATATCGCTCGTCGGGCGTGGTCGGGACCGAGCGGATCGTGGCACCTGCAATGATGAAGCCGAAGGTGTGGATGGGATAGCTAGGGCTGGGTGCAAGGACCACGTCGCCCGGCGCGACGATGGCGGTCGCCATGGAGGAGAGGCCCTCTTTCGAGCCCATGG
This genomic window contains:
- a CDS encoding acyl-CoA dehydrogenase family protein, with product MNLDFSAEQNELRQQVRRFLADRCPASAVRKVLETDAQYDGDLYAGLAELGVLGAAIPEEYGGVGLGHLELCVVAEELGRVLAPVPVASSVYLAAECLLQAGTEEQKARWLPKIAAGEAIGCWAINEATGRMRPEKVGATVEGGKLTGTKSPVADGAIADFAIVLANDGDGPSLYLVDLTSDGVSREVLSTIDPTRGQARLAFDGAPATLIGGAGDGRHIATQVMDRAAILIGFEQLGGADRALEMARDYALERMAFGRQIGSFQAIKHMLADMYVSATLARSNCYYGAWALATSAAELPIAAATVRVSATNAFQHCAKNNIQTHGGMGFTWEFDCHLYYRRSNALALALGSLSTWESLLIERMSAGNLEAAA
- a CDS encoding N-acyl-D-amino-acid deacylase family protein, whose translation is MAHYDLIIRGGTMHDGTGAPARISDVAIAGGVIAAVGDIEGDADEVIDATGKIVTPGFVDVHTHFDGQVTWENRLSPSSGHGVTTAVMGNCGVGFAPCRPEQRDTLVKLMEGIEDIPEVVMVEGLPWNWETFPEYLDALDKRELDIDIAAQIPHSALRVYVMGERAARKEAPTAEDLAAMRSLVAEGIAAGAFGVTTSRNVMHRTKAGDLAPSLYSDVDELCALAGGLTDADGGVFQIIPAPMEPAEVEFPILRQVAEQSGRPVSFTLLDVPNQPGDGWRHHMAGLEQAAADGLNIRGQVAPRPVGMFFGLDLSLHHFSSHPSYKAIAHLPLAERVAIMRDRNFRERLLSEAPEDSNPTTLMLIAAFRASYQWEGKPNYEPEATDRVDSRAEATNLSLDEYAYDALLEDGGRAVFYLPAANYTDGDLKNVREMLGSPHTVMALADGGAHYGLICDASFPTFYLQRWARDATPDERIDLADAIAELTSRPAALVGLTDRGRIAPGMKADLNVIDLDHLTLHVPTIEYDLPAGGKRMHQRAEGIVATVVSGKVTYRDGVHTGALPGRLVRRRDLAEAA
- a CDS encoding enoyl-CoA hydratase/isomerase family protein — its product is MIDDAGHPQPEVLYEVSDHVATITLNRPERRNALNWNAYALLEQALRDASANNDVRCVVVTGSDPAFCSGDDVMEIMAGPKKFASPKDQMTVRHKPTPAAMAALECEKPMIAAVNGAAIGWGMELALYADIRIASANARFSEMFIKRGLVCDVGGFYRLPAIVGPAKAAELLFTGDIIDASEAERIGLVSKVVEHDALLGEAYALARRIAVNPPLALRFMKEGLSRSAFGDPQEIGAWAIATIRRLMETEDHKEGVASFLEKREPVFRGL
- a CDS encoding acyl-CoA thioesterase yields the protein MSVANLLDPITAEGGATRFENLDNWLQGRTLYGGASALIAYTAAVRAFSDLPPLRAAQIAFVAPMTEDAELRREIVRQGRNVAQVRSEIWCEGKCALTAFWLFGTGREANAVHPAAPVADWPGSPDEAELAMTDKGPTFIQNNFEIKRAQDMRGPGDPVVRRWARLTQRDGLDPVSELILLGDVLPPGAMRAMKRQGPISSINWSFNLLETAPTTRDGWWLSENASQHADDGYSSERLRLWNADGKQVLDGMQCVAVFG
- a CDS encoding crotonase/enoyl-CoA hydratase family protein codes for the protein MPSSDRVSIDLGDNGVAQVRFTRADKMNALDPAQFEAILEAGEELRSMKGLRSVVLSGDGRAFCAGLDLGSMTSGGSNPTADLATRTHGNANRAQEAAMTWRKCPVPVIAAVHGVCFGGGLQIASGADIRIVHPATRMAVMEMKWGLVPDMAGYALWRGLVRDDVLRELTYTNREFTGAEAKELGLATEVSEDPLARATELATIIANKNPEAIRGAKRLFHVMREEGEDAILMAESVEQDGVIRKPNQVEAVMAEMQKRAPNFTDV
- a CDS encoding winged helix-turn-helix domain-containing protein, encoding MARASLLDAGFGDALGTQVALVELAARLVKLEAFAKTMPRRRKAGPVSLDIFYRDGYVDGSWLGLHPREFALLWRLAETPYTRVSRRQLLADVWRMDHLPETNSLEVHVSRLRAKLAISRCGWLVETHPKGGYQLGGDRHGSFHAFAGARREMLDSAATLGNGGLKGSAQEGIQHAIQRPRFD
- a CDS encoding LL-diaminopimelate aminotransferase — encoded protein: MSEEFYRIKRLPPYVIAEVNAMRHAARQAGQDIIDLGMGNPDRPPPQHVIDKLCEVANKPNAHGYSQSKGIPGLRRAQANYYGRRFNVDLDPEREVVVTMGSKEGLSSMATAIVAPGDVVLAPSPSYPIHTFGFIIAGATIRSVPTTPDERYWKSLDNAMAFTAPRPTVLIVNYPSNPTAETVDLAFYERLVAWARENKVWVLSDLAYSELYYDGKPTRSILEVPGAKDVAVEFTSMSKTYSMAGWRLGFAVGNPTLIAALTRVKSYLDYGAFTPIQAAACAALNGPQDIVEENRQRYQRRRDVMVESFGRAGWEIPSPPASMFAWAPLPKGFHNVGSLEFSKQLLQHAGVAVAAGVGYGEEGEGYVRIAMVENEQRIRQAARNIKRFLAEHGS